AGAAGCTCTAGGACTGACCCAGCTGTGTCCCAGGGGCTCCAGTAGGCCCTGTTTGTGGCCAGAGCAGGCTGCAGCAGTGGGGAGCCCAGCCCGGACCTTTCTCCTGGGTCTGAGCAGCTGACCAGGGCCTGAGAGCTGAAGTATCATAAGTGGCCAGCAGAGGGACCCCTGagttcagagctctgcaaaccctACACCTGCTGGGGAAGGCTGTCCCAAGGGGTCCCTGGGGGGAGAGGGGTGCCCTGGGGTCCTGCAACACCTGCCTTGAAGCCTCTCCTCCCTGCACTGCCTCCCCACTGATGCTAACTGGTCCCTCCAGGCAGCCTTCCAGCCtccggcctcctccctcccttcagcTTTACCCCCAGCTGTAAGCAGCCCACCTCTGCCCACAGATCTCCCACCGGCTCCCCTGGAGCCCTGTTCCCACAGAGTGTACCGAGCAGGGGGCCTGGCAGAAGCTCCCGTGCCCCGGGCCAGCTGTGTCCCTGACTCTACACTTCACTTCCTCGCTCAGACCTCCATTCCCACACCTATAAAGTGGGATTCGCAAGGCTCACCTCAGTGGTACCTCAGGTGGGCGCCTCTCCCCTTCCCGACACCACCTTCTTCTCTTCCTCGGCTCTGGCTGGCCCCCCACACCACCCTAATCAGCCATTagacccctcccaccacacctTAGAGGCCCTCACCGTGAGCTGCTTGGTGGACACCCCACTCTCCAGCGCCGTCCGGTTCATGGCTCGCAGGGTCTCAAAGTCAGGGGCCTCGATGAACACCACATAAGGGACAAACTCAGCTGTTCTCAGGACCTTCACTGCCTGCAGAAGAGGAGGGTCAGGAGTATATTCCCATGTACATCTGGGGTGATGGGGGTGAGAACAGGTACCTGGGAATAGATGAGAATGTGGACCTGGGGCTCTGGGGCATGAGTCCTGGGGATGAATGGCAAAATAGCTGGCAGGTGGCTGGGGATGGGGTGACTGGGGGTCCACGAGGCTGAGAAAGAGGTTCTAGGTGGGCTGGGTCCCTAGCAGTAGTTGAGGGGTTATAGGGGGGTACTTGGAAATATATGGGGTAATACTGGGGGGTCAAGCAGAGTACCCAGAGAGGTGTTGAGCAGGCTGGGAAGGAGCGGGCCAGGCAGTACCTGGGGGTTGACATCCAGCACACACACCCGGCCGGCAGCGACCACGCCCCGGATGGAGTCGATACGTGTGCCATACAAGTTGCCCTCGTATTCACCATGTTCCAGGTATCGCCCAGCACGGATGTCAGCCTCCATCTCCGCACGGGACACAAAGCTGTAACCCTGGCCTTCCCGTTCTGAGTCCTTGGGCCTCCGGGACGTGTCTAGGGGGAAGGAGGGGCCGAATGGGCACAGGCAGGCCACACCACCTCAGACACACGTGCTCGTGCTCTACCTGCACCAAGCAGCCCTGCTGCCTTCCCGCACACCTTGCCCTCGCCCTCACCACTGGCACCCACAGACTCGAGACGTCCATATTGAGGGGACCTTCAGAAATCACTGTTCTAACTCAGTGCTTACAGATGGagggctgaagcccagagagggcaatgtgcagcccaaagccacacagcaaggCCAAGCAGACCTGGGGTCAGCACTCAGGTTCCTGCCTCTGGTTCTGTCACCAGAAGCCCTCTTTTCCACAAGGCCACACACAGCTCATAGTCCTGTTTCACATGGGTTCCCAGCTGGACTTTTAGCAAGTGAAACATGAGAGAAGGAAAGGTAAGGCTCGCACCACCCACATGGCCAATGGTTCCCCGCCCTCCCCAGCCTGCAGTTCCCACATCCACCCACAGAGGGCGTGCACCACACACCTCACATCCAAAGGTATCACTTAACCTTGGGCCTACGCAGATGCCCATTCAGTGGACTCAGTCCTGGCCCCCAGGGCAGCTCGTGCTCCCTGCCTCCCACGCAGCAGGACCCAGCCCCCACTCACAGGGCACTGTGGTGCCGTAGCGATCCGGATCCCACATGATGAGTTTGTTCTTCAGGCTGCGCCGGCCCACACCTTGAGCCCCGATCAGCACCAGGGTTTTCCGGCGGAAGGGGGGCATGCGAGCCACCTCCTCATAAATCAGCAACTCATGGCGGTCAAACTCTGGACACAGGGAGATGGCACTGCTCATCAGGtgaaggggctggggctgggctctCAGGGAGGCCAAGGATAAGAGGGCTGGGGCCAAGGGCAGGAGGGAAAAACAGGGCAGGGCTTAGGGACAGGGCTGGCGGCATCAGATCCAGGAGAGGCACAAGTcattggtgggggagggagggggcactgcaggaggatgggggaaggggcCCCCAACACCCACCTGCATTCTTGGTGGTCAAATACATCATtcgcttctttttctttcctgaaatgcTGCCGCACAGGGTCCCTGGCCATAAGGAGATGAGCAAATGAGGCCAGGCAGGGCCACATCAGATCCCAGATTAGAGGTCTGGGGGGAGGACTGTACCTGAGGTGGGTGTCAGCTCCAGGTCCCGCTTGACAAAGGCTTTCCGCTTCTCCTCCAGTAGCTGACTGGGGATGAGCCCAGCGCTGCCCCCTTCTACGTGGCACGCCTGAAATGACCGTGGGACAAAGATGTGCCTGAGTAAGCCCTCACCGCCCCCCGACGCCATACCTGGAGAGACAGCACAGGTGCCCAGGGCTCACCTGCCACCAGTTGGCGTCGTCCTGGTTTACAATCTGAAGCAGGTCCCCAGCATTGAAGCGCAGGCCGGCTTCCTTGCAGGGGATAAGGCTGTCTCTGGCTGGGTCATAGTCAAAGTGGCATTTCACAAATACCTGGGCCAGGGATTTGGCAAAGGGTCAAGGGAAGAAGCAGGGGAAGGCTGGAGGGGGCGATGCCCATTCCTGTTGCCACCCCTACCCcgagggtgggggggtgggaatgTCACACAGTTCaccttctgccccctcccctcacaaAGATGAAAGAGACCCTGGCACTGCCCATCTAAAGGCATGATGCCACAGGCCTGCCTGGTCCACCTCCCTGGTACCAGCCTCCCTTTGCATCCAGAACAAAAGGACTCAGAAGGGTAGGGGATCTGCTCAGGCCTGGGGCCCTGGCCCTACCCACCAAGAAGGTGGGATCACCTGGTTAGGAACATGATCCTGGCACCTAATGCAAGATCCCCCCATCCCCCTACACCCTCCCTCAGAGGAGAGGGCTCTGGCAAAAGGCTAGACAGCCAATAGGAGAGGTGAGCAGAGCAGCGAGACCTCCACAATCCACCGACCTGAAGGCAGCTGTATAGGACACATGACAACCCAATTCTGGGCACCCGTGCCTACACGTAGGCACATGGAGGGCTGCACACGATGCAGGAATTCATTTGTACACTCAGGTACTCCAGGCTTTAGATGCGCGCACATCCCTTACACATGCGCATGAGTGCCCAAGACTAGGGCAAACGCATGACCGCATTCACCAGATGCATTTTGCTTTGAGTACACTGGTTGGTGAGGAGGGGCTCCCACCAGGAGGCCTGTGACCCTGGCCGCCGGGAAGCTCAGCCACCCCTTGGGCCTTGTGCTGGGTGAGGGGCTCGGTGGAGGGGCCCACCTGGCGGGGCAGATGGGGCTCCTGGTAGCTGGGCAGGATCTTGAGGATAACGCTGCCGCTGGAGTTGCGCAGGAGCTCCTGCAGCGCGCGGGGGTCGCTGCCCACCGGCTGCCCGTTCACCTCCTTGATGATGTCGCCCACGTGTAGTAGGCCTTGCTGAGCCACCATGCCCCCGTGCAGAATGCGTGCGATCACCAACTCGCCACACTCCACGCGGAATGTCACGCCCTGGGGGACAGAGGGCGGGTATGATGAGGCGCCAACTGTTCCAAGTCAGAATCTTCAAATGGGTCTCTTAAGAGCCCCTCCATTCTACCCTTCCACCCCCACCCTCATAGCGACCTTCTCTGCCATCTTCTACCCAAATTCTTTACTTACAGGGGCACCAGTGGACTGAAAATGGGCAGAATGGAGAGAGTCACAATGTCTGCGGTCTCCTGGGTGCGCTGGCGCCCGACCCTGGGCAGAGCTGATCCCGTCTTCATCTTCAGCCCTCTCCTGACCAGACTGGATCCCCACCGGTTACTCTCAATCCCCCCTCCCGAGATTTCACCGCTGGCGTTGCCCAGCGCCCTCACCAGATGCTCTCCAGCCGTCTTGCGGATGCCCACCATGCGCACCGCATCAGGAGGCAAGGGCTGGTTGCTGAACGTGGGGtccaggccagggctggggggtggtgTCTCATAGGTCTTTGAGGCCACAGAGTCGTGCGTCTCCAGGAgggactggggaggtggggggaagaggagggaccaTGGGGCAATGCCCCGAGGTCCCTTCCCATCCCAGTTCTAACCTCCTGCCGGCGCCACCCCAGCAGCCCGGGAGAGGACCAAACCTGGAAGTGGGGCTCCTGGAGGATGCGGGCCAGCTCAGCCGCCGTGCTGCTCTGCTCGGCCAGCTGCGCCAGGTCCCGCAGGATCTCCTGCACCAGCTCCAGGTTGTTGTCCCGCACGGCCTCCAGCTTCGTCTCCTCCAGCCGCTcgtgggcctgggggtgggggcggaaCAGGTGAAACTTGATGCTTCCCCAAGAGCCCTGGGGTACCAAACAGCGCCCCCCCCCACCAGCTCCCAGGCATCTTCCCACCCCCAAATGCTGACTTTAGACCCCAGCCACAGCACTGCTCCTGGTATCAGTCTCAGAGCCTCACTCACTCAGACACAAGCACACTCACACGTGCGCACAGGTGCcttgctttctcctttctcccccaAAACAGTGATGGGGACTCAGTTTAGGGAAGAGAGAATCCAAAGGATAAAATTTCATTTCCATCTCTTGCCACAGAGGGCCATTAAAATCATCAAACTGTCCCCAGCATCCAGAACCCTATAAGCATCTGAGTTCAAGGACAGCTTCTTCCACCCAACATCATGGTTGGGTGGGGTCTTGGACACCCTGTAGCCCAGATTAAGGAAGCCAGGGAAGTGGagaagcttgcccaaggtcacagggactTTAACTTGGGTCTCCAAGCCTTGGGCCCAGTGCTCCCAGTGAAGAAGGGGACAAGATATCAGTACATGGCACCAGGAGAAGGCCCTGCACCTCCTTGTTGCTCTACTGACTCTGGGCTCCATGACAATGAGCATGGGCTCCATGACAAGGTGGGCTCCGTGacaaggtgctctgaaaaggggaAAGGAAGCCTTTGCCAGTGACGAGCCCAGCGGGGAGAGTTATGTTACGTTAAGTGGGAAGAAAGGAGTCCCATTTCAGGGAGATACATGGAGacttttttctccctctggaTCATCTGAAAGATAGTTGCAGACAAAAAGTACTTCGCCTCAAAGTACTTCGGCAGGAATCTCCTGAGAACAAACAGGAGATCTGCTATATAAACTACAGTGTCATTGTCACATGCGAGAAATTCAGCACTGACACACTGATATAATATTATCTAATAGACAGTCCATGCCCATGTTCACTATTGtctcaaaaatattctttatagctttatttttc
This window of the Balaenoptera ricei isolate mBalRic1 chromosome 20, mBalRic1.hap2, whole genome shotgun sequence genome carries:
- the MPP2 gene encoding MAGUK p55 subfamily member 2 isoform X2, translating into MPVAATNSESAMQQVLDNLGSLPNATGAAELDLIFLRGIMESPIVRSLAKAHERLEETKLEAVRDNNLELVQEILRDLAQLAEQSSTAAELARILQEPHFQSLLETHDSVASKTYETPPPSPGLDPTFSNQPLPPDAVRMVGIRKTAGEHLGVTFRVECGELVIARILHGGMVAQQGLLHVGDIIKEVNGQPVGSDPRALQELLRNSSGSVILKILPSYQEPHLPRQVFVKCHFDYDPARDSLIPCKEAGLRFNAGDLLQIVNQDDANWWQACHVEGGSAGLIPSQLLEEKRKAFVKRDLELTPTSGTLCGSISGKKKKRMMYLTTKNAEFDRHELLIYEEVARMPPFRRKTLVLIGAQGVGRRSLKNKLIMWDPDRYGTTVPYTSRRPKDSEREGQGYSFVSRAEMEADIRAGRYLEHGEYEGNLYGTRIDSIRGVVAAGRVCVLDVNPQAVKVLRTAEFVPYVVFIEAPDFETLRAMNRTALESGVSTKQLTEADLRRTVEESSRIQRGYGHYFDLSLVNSNLERTFHELQAALEKLRTEPQWVPVSWVY
- the MPP2 gene encoding MAGUK p55 subfamily member 2 isoform X1, which codes for MAGSPGCRASLEDISLGSSEEAELRREAMQQVLDNLGSLPNATGAAELDLIFLRGIMESPIVRSLAKAHERLEETKLEAVRDNNLELVQEILRDLAQLAEQSSTAAELARILQEPHFQSLLETHDSVASKTYETPPPSPGLDPTFSNQPLPPDAVRMVGIRKTAGEHLGVTFRVECGELVIARILHGGMVAQQGLLHVGDIIKEVNGQPVGSDPRALQELLRNSSGSVILKILPSYQEPHLPRQVFVKCHFDYDPARDSLIPCKEAGLRFNAGDLLQIVNQDDANWWQACHVEGGSAGLIPSQLLEEKRKAFVKRDLELTPTSGTLCGSISGKKKKRMMYLTTKNAEFDRHELLIYEEVARMPPFRRKTLVLIGAQGVGRRSLKNKLIMWDPDRYGTTVPYTSRRPKDSEREGQGYSFVSRAEMEADIRAGRYLEHGEYEGNLYGTRIDSIRGVVAAGRVCVLDVNPQAVKVLRTAEFVPYVVFIEAPDFETLRAMNRTALESGVSTKQLTEADLRRTVEESSRIQRGYGHYFDLSLVNSNLERTFHELQAALEKLRTEPQWVPVSWVY
- the MPP2 gene encoding MAGUK p55 subfamily member 2 isoform X3, with the translated sequence MPVAATNSESAMQQVLDNLGSLPNATGAAELDLIFLRGIMESPIVRSLAKAHERLEETKLEAVRDNNLELVQEILRDLAQLAEQSSTAAELARILQEPHFQSLLETHDSVASKTYETPPPSPGLDPTFSNQPLPPDAVRMVGIRKTAGEHLGVTFRVECGELVIARILHGGMVAQQGLLHVGDIIKEVNGQPVGSDPRALQELLRNSSGSVILKILPSYQEPHLPRQVFVKCHFDYDPARDSLIPCKEAGLRFNAGDLLQIVNQDDANWWQACHVEGGSAGLIPSQLLEEKRKAFVKRDLELTPTSGTLCGSISGKKKKRMMYLTTKNAEFDRHELLIYEEVARMPPFRRKTLVLIGAQGVGRRSLKNKLIMWDPDRYGTTVPYTSRRPKDSEREGQGYSFVSRAEMEADIRAGRYLEHGSEGPENS